From the Microbacterium thalassium genome, one window contains:
- the ispG gene encoding flavodoxin-dependent (E)-4-hydroxy-3-methylbut-2-enyl-diphosphate synthase, which produces MPAVNIGMPKVPETLAPRRKSRQIKVGKVLVGGDAPVSVQSMTTTPTTNINATLQQIAELTASGCEIVRVAVPSQDDADVLHIIAKKSQIPVIADIHFQPKYVFQAIDAGCAAVRVNPGNIRKFDDQVGAIAKAAQAAGVSLRIGVNAGSLDKRLLEKYGKATPEALVESAVWEASLFEEHDFHDFKISVKHNDPIVMVKAYRQLAERGDWPLHLGVTEAGPAFQGTIKSATAFGILLAEGIGDTIRVSLSAPPAEEVKVGHQILQSLNLRERKLEIVSCPSCGRAQVDVYSLADNVTEGLKDMTVPLRVAVMGCVVNGPGEARDADLGVASGNGKGQIFVKGQVIKTVPEAEIVQTLIDEANRIADEMGPDAAVGTAQVITS; this is translated from the coding sequence GTGCCTGCTGTGAACATCGGAATGCCGAAGGTCCCCGAAACCCTCGCTCCGCGCCGGAAGTCCCGCCAGATCAAGGTCGGCAAGGTCCTGGTCGGCGGCGACGCGCCCGTCAGCGTCCAGTCGATGACGACGACGCCGACGACGAACATCAACGCCACGCTTCAGCAGATCGCCGAGCTGACGGCATCCGGCTGCGAGATCGTGCGCGTCGCGGTGCCGAGCCAGGACGACGCCGATGTCCTCCACATCATCGCGAAGAAGAGCCAGATCCCGGTCATCGCCGACATCCACTTCCAGCCGAAGTACGTCTTCCAGGCGATCGACGCCGGCTGCGCCGCCGTGCGCGTGAACCCGGGCAACATCCGCAAGTTCGACGACCAGGTCGGCGCGATCGCGAAGGCGGCGCAGGCGGCGGGAGTCTCGCTGCGCATCGGCGTGAACGCCGGGTCGCTCGACAAGCGCCTGCTCGAGAAGTACGGCAAAGCCACCCCCGAGGCGCTCGTCGAGAGCGCCGTGTGGGAGGCGTCGCTGTTCGAGGAGCACGACTTCCACGACTTCAAGATCTCGGTCAAGCACAACGACCCCATCGTCATGGTGAAGGCCTACCGGCAGCTCGCCGAGCGCGGCGACTGGCCGCTGCACCTGGGCGTCACCGAGGCGGGACCGGCCTTCCAGGGCACCATCAAGAGCGCGACGGCGTTCGGCATCCTGCTCGCCGAGGGCATCGGCGACACGATCCGCGTGTCGCTGTCGGCGCCGCCGGCCGAAGAGGTCAAGGTCGGCCACCAGATCCTGCAGTCGCTGAACCTGCGCGAGCGCAAGCTCGAGATCGTGTCGTGCCCGTCGTGCGGCCGCGCTCAGGTCGACGTCTATTCGCTGGCCGACAACGTCACCGAGGGCCTCAAGGACATGACGGTGCCGCTGCGCGTCGCGGTCATGGGCTGCGTCGTCAACGGTCCCGGCGAGGCGCGCGACGCCGACCTCGGAGTCGCGAGCGGCAACGGCAAGGGCCAGATCTTCGTCAAGGGCCAGGTCATCAAGACCGTGCCCGAGGCCGAGATCGTGCAGACGCTCATCGACGAGGCCAACCGCATCGCAGACGAGATGGGCCCCGACGCGGCGGTGGGCACCGCGCAGGTCATCACCAGCTGA